The following nucleotide sequence is from Vicinamibacteria bacterium.
GTCGAGCCCCGGAGACTACTTCACCCACGAGCTCCTTGGCGAGCCATTGTTGATCTCGAGGGACGAGGCGGGAACGCTCCGAGGCTTCTACAACGTCTGTCGCCATCGAGCGGGACCAGTTGCCGCTCGGTGCGGCAATCGCAAGCAGTTTCAGTGCGGATATCACGGCTGGACCTATGGGCTCGACGGACGTCTGCGCCGAGCCCCCGAAATGGAGGGTGTACACGAGCTCGATCTCTCCTCCATTCGACTCGAGCCGGTGGCTGTCGGAGATTGGGGCCCCTTCGTTTTCGCGAACCTCGACCCATCGGCCTCACCGCTCCCAGTCCATCTCGCCGAGATCGGCGCCGAGATCGTTCTCGCCGGATTTCCGCTCGGTGCGATGCCGATAGTGGAACGGCGCGAGTACGAGATCGACTGCAACTGGAAGGTCTACGTCGACAACTATCTGGAGGGTTATCACATTCCCATCGTGCACCCTGGCCTGTTTCGTGAAATCGATTACGAACGCTACCGGGTCGAGCCTCATGGGAGCTTTTCGAGGCAGCTCGCCCCCCTTCGCCCGGGACGCAAGGACCGCACCTATCCGAATAAGGGTGAGCTCGACGAGGCTCTTTACTACTGGATCTTTCCCAACTTGATGTTGAACGTCTATCCGGGCAACATCCAGGTGAATGCGGTGTTACCCCTAAGTGAGTCACGAACTCTGACCGTGTTCGAGTGGTATGGCAAGGGAGATATCGAGCAAGCGATCGCCTTCAGCGAGCAGGTCCAGCGAGAGGACATGAGAATCTGTGCCGCGGTCCAGAGAGGGCTCGCGTCACGTTCCTACGATCGGGGTCGTCTGTCGGTCGCCCGCGAGGCGGGGGTGCACCACTTTCACGGGCTTCTCTTGGAGCAGTTGGTCGGCCGAGAAGGAAGTGATGAGGGCTAGCTAAGGAATGTTCTGGAGGTCTTTTCCCGGCTTGAAGCGGATCGTGCGACCGGGCGGGATGCGAACTTCCATGCCCGTTCTCGGATTGCGACCGATACCCCGCTTTCTCGGTTTCACCTGAAAGACACCGAAACCGCGCAGCTCGATCCGCTCGCCTCGCTTCATCGAGTTCTTCATCGCGTCGAGCACGGCTTCCACGGCTTGTTCCGCTTTCACCTTGGTGATGTTCGCGGTAGCGGACACCTCGTTGATGATGTCCACCTTTATCATATTGACCTCCAATGGGATACAGCTCGATTATAGGAACCGTTGACCGACCGTGTCAAGCAGCGTTCCTTATATCATACTCAAAACGTTCGAGTTAGAACGATCTGTCGGATGCGGTGCGGTATAATGACGGCGCCACGGCCACGCTTCTCCACTTCAATGAGACAAAGATGTTTCGTCGTCCTCGCGTAGCCATCATCGGGCGGCCAAATGTCGGCAAGTCGACGTTGTTCAACCGCCTGAGCGGATCGCGCAAAGCGATCGTCGACGCGATTGCCGGCTCGACGCGGGATCGAAACGAGACCGAAGTGATATGGAGAGGCCGGTCGTTCGACGTGATCGACACCGGGGGAATCCAAGA
It contains:
- a CDS encoding GTPase, which gives rise to MFRRPRVAIIGRPNVGKSTLFNRLSGSRKAIVDAIAGSTRDRNETEVIWRGRSFDVIDTGGIQEQAETPLDEQVAEQVHAAIGSADVVCWVVDGRTGLVAEDHFLANRLR
- a CDS encoding aromatic ring-hydroxylating dioxygenase subunit alpha; this translates as MTDTSEHRSVELSRASTIPSSWYLDPAFLTLERERVFFRTWQWVGRAADVSSPGDYFTHELLGEPLLISRDEAGTLRGFYNVCRHRAGPVAARCGNRKQFQCGYHGWTYGLDGRLRRAPEMEGVHELDLSSIRLEPVAVGDWGPFVFANLDPSASPLPVHLAEIGAEIVLAGFPLGAMPIVERREYEIDCNWKVYVDNYLEGYHIPIVHPGLFREIDYERYRVEPHGSFSRQLAPLRPGRKDRTYPNKGELDEALYYWIFPNLMLNVYPGNIQVNAVLPLSESRTLTVFEWYGKGDIEQAIAFSEQVQREDMRICAAVQRGLASRSYDRGRLSVAREAGVHHFHGLLLEQLVGREGSDEG
- a CDS encoding HU family DNA-binding protein codes for the protein MIKVDIINEVSATANITKVKAEQAVEAVLDAMKNSMKRGERIELRGFGVFQVKPRKRGIGRNPRTGMEVRIPPGRTIRFKPGKDLQNIP